Genomic DNA from Pyramidobacter porci:
TTACAACACGGTTGCCAACGCCCGCAAGGATGGCAGCGTAATCGGCTGGGTCACGCCGAGCTGGTTTACCAGCTACTTCGCGGGCAACCACGACCTTAACCCCACTGAAAAGTTCAGCACGGTTGCCGTGACCGAAGCAAAAACGTCGCAGTATCTGATCGTTCCGAAGAATTCCCCGTTCAACACGGTGCAGGATCTGGTCGCATACTGTAAAGCCAATCCTGGAAAACTCCTGTTTGGCATGCAACTCGGCTCGGCTTCTCACTACTATGCTGAAAATGCCCGACAGAATCTGGGCGTCGAATGGAATTATGTCGAAACTGGCTCTGGCGACGCAAAACGCGTGACGGCTATCATGGGCAATATCATCGAAGCGACTACGGTCGCGGTTACGCTGGCTCAACAGTATCTGGAAGCCGGCGAGGTCAAAGTGCTTGCCGCGCTTTACGTACCCGAAAGCACGCCAGAATCGTTGAGAAACGTTCCGACGCTCAAAGACGCCGGTTTTGCCGATATCACCGTGAAAAACTGTAATTTTCTCTACACCGCCAGACTTGACGACTCACTCTGTGAGGAAATTTACAGGACATTTGCCGAAGTATTCAACGACGCTGAGGTTCAGAAACAGCTTGCCGACATGAATCAGGAGCAGGTACTCTGTCCCTCGTATGTTGATGCCGTAAAGATGGTTGAAGGCCTATATGACAGCTACCGCAATGTCGCGGCTTCGCTT
This window encodes:
- a CDS encoding Bug family tripartite tricarboxylate transporter substrate binding protein, translating into MKKFFAFVMLTALIAVSGEALAASWPKGRTVQIYVPFAAGGNSDLCARIFAKALNKKTGHNFVVVNQTEGNGAVCYNTVANARKDGSVIGWVTPSWFTSYFAGNHDLNPTEKFSTVAVTEAKTSQYLIVPKNSPFNTVQDLVAYCKANPGKLLFGMQLGSASHYYAENARQNLGVEWNYVETGSGDAKRVTAIMGNIIEATTVAVTLAQQYLEAGEVKVLAALYVPESTPESLRNVPTLKDAGFADITVKNCNFLYTARLDDSLCEEIYRTFAEVFNDAEVQKQLADMNQEQVLCPSYVDAVKMVEGLYDSYRNVAASLGILAPGM